The segment GGAATCGCACCGCGCGCAGCAGTTCGTCGGCGGCCAGCGAGTTCTCCCACAGGCCGGTGAAGAAGTCGGCTGCCGCGATCTGACGGTCACCGCGTGACGACGCCGCATCGATGGTGGCGTCCAGCGTCAGCGCCACCGCGGCGAACTCGGCCGCCGGGTCGGCATGGGCGATCGCGCCACCGAGTGTGCCCCGGTTGCGGATCTGGAAGTGCCCGATGTGTGGGGTGGCCAGTGACAGCAGCGGCACCGAATCGGCCACCTCGTCGTCCATGCCCACCAGCGCATGCGCGGTGCCCGCCCCGATGACCACCTGGTCGTCGATCAGATCGATGCCCTGCAGTTCGGGTATCCGGGAGATGTCGACCAGGTTCTCGAAATGCGTCAGGCGCATCGCCAGCAGGGGAATCAGGCTCTGTCCGCCCGCGAGTACCTTGGCCTCGTCGCCGAACTCGGCGAGCACGTCCGCTGCCTCCTTCACCGACTCGGCCCGGTGATAGGCGAACGGTGCGGGTTTCATGCGAGCAACCGCGTCAGCAAGGCCTGCAGTTCGGCAGACGCCGTGGGCGCTGCGGTCCGCTTGCGCCGGCCCACCAGGAATCCGATGGCGCCGGCGGCCGCGGCGGCGGCCAGGGCGGGCCCGTAGCGCTTGGCGACCGGCACGGCGACCACCTTCAGCAGGTCGACGGAGTCGGAGGGCTGCGCGGCGGCCGTGGCCGCCTCGGTGGACGGTGCCACCGTGGAAGCCGGTGCGCCACCGAGCAGTTCGGCCTCCAGGCTACGGGCGAACTGGGCGATCAGGTTGCCCGAGACGTCGGCGAGAACGCCGCGGCCGAACTGGGCGGCCTTTCCGGAGATCGCGAGATCGGTGCAGATCACCACCGTCGTCGAGTCGCCCTCGTCCTTGAGTTGCGCGGTCACGGTGGCGGCCGCGGTGCCGTTGCCCCGGGTTTCCTTGCCTTCGGCCTTGAGCACGATCCGCTGGGCGGCGCTGTCCTTCTCCTGATAGGTGGCAACACCCTTGTAGGACACGGTGATCGGTCCGACCTTGACCTTCACCGCACCGGTGAAGTCGTCGCCGTCGACGCTGAGCAGGGTGGCGCCGGGCAGGCACGGGGCCACCCGTTCGACATCGGTGAACACGTCCCAGACTGTGGCCGCGGGTACCGCGACCCGGAATTCGTTGTTGAGCTCCATGTTTCAGCGGGTCCCTTCTGCATGTGCCTCGATGAGTTCGATGATCTTGGCCGGGGTGGCGGGCATCTGGGTGACGGTCACGCCCAGTGGGGCCAGCGCGTCGTTGATGGCATTGATGACCGCCGGCGGCGATCCGATGGCGCCGCCCTCACCGGCACCCTTGTAGCCGCCGACGCCGGGTCCCGGGATCTCGATGTGGCCGAACTCGATAGCCGGAACCTCGGTGGCGGTGGGCAGCAGGTAGTCCACGAAGGTGGAGGCGATCGGGTTGCCTGCGTCGTCGTAGGCCAGCTGTTCGAGCAGAGCGCCGCCGATGCCCTGCACGGTGCCGCCGGCCACCTGGCCTTCGACCACATTCGGGTTGATCATCGGCCCGACGTCCTCGCTGACGATGTAGCGGGTCAGCGTGACCTGGCCGGTCACGATGTCGACTTCGCAGGTGCAGGCGTGGGTTGCGTTGGCCCAGTGGATCATCGCCTGCGAATTGAATCGTGCGGTCGCCTCCAGGGTGGGGGAGACGCCGGCCAGCTGAGCGGGGTCGTAGTAGGACCGGTACGCGATATCGGCGAAGCTGACGCTCTTGTCGCGGTCACCGATGAGGACGGCCCGGGAATCAGCGAGCTCGATATCGTCGGGCTCGGCGCCGAGTATCTGGGCTGCGATCGCGACGATCTGTCCGCGCAGGACGGTGCCCGCTTCGTTGACCGCGCCCGCGGTCATCGGTGCGCTGCGACTGCCTTGGGTGCCCGCGCCGTACGGTGTCACCGCGGTGTCACCCTGGATGGTGGCCACGTCGTTGATATTGGCGCCCAACACGTCTGCGGTGAGTTGGACGACGGTGGTCTCGATGCTGTTGCCGCTGGAGCCGCCGTTGACGTAGACGTTGATCTTGCCCGTCGATTCCATCCTGATGGTGGCGCCCTCGGTGGCGAGGTTTCCGGTCGCCGCGCCGGTGGGCTCGATATAGGCCGAGAATCCGAGCCCGATATAGCGGCCCTGAGCCAGCGCCTCGGCCTGTTCCTTGCGGAAGCCCTCGAGGTCGAGGATCTTGACCGCCTGCTCGAAGGTGTCCGCCGGTGCGCAGTTGTCATACGGCATGCCGTTGGGGTTGAAGAACGGCATCTCGTCGCCACGCAGGATGTTGATCCGCCGCAACTCTGCGGGGTCCATCCCGATCTTGCGCGCCGCGATATCCAGAAGCATTTCCCGGGTGAGGGTTTCGTACTGCCACGGGCCCCGGTAGGCGTGTAGGCCGGGGGTGTTGGAGAACACCGTTTTGTAGTTGAAGCTGGCCTTGGGCACCCGGTAGGGGCCGGGGAAGAACATGCCGATCGCGGCGGTGGTGAGCACCGGATACGGCGTCGGGTAGGAGCCGACATCCTGGACGAAGTCGATATCGGCGGCCAGGATCTTGCCGTCGGCGTCAAAGGCCATCCGGACGGTGCCGTCGACATGGCGGGACTGCCCGGCCGACATCAGGTTCTCGCGGCGATCCTCGATCCACTTCACCGGCGCGGACACCTGGCGTGCGGCGAGCATGATGCTCATGTCCTCGCGCATCGGAACGACCTTCTGGCCGAACCCGCCGCCGGTGTCGCGCACGATGACGCGCACGCCCTGGGCGGGGATGCCGAGCAGGCGGGCGGCGAAGGCGCGCAATTCGTGTGGGGTCTGCGTGGATCCCCAAATGGTGAGTTCGGAGGTGGCGGCCGTCCATTCGACGACGATGCCCCGGGTCTCCATCGGAACCGGTACGTACATCTGCTGGTAGATGCGTTCTTGCACGACATGTGCTGCCGAGGCGAACAGCTCCTCGTCGGGCGGCATCCCGCCCATACCGCCGGCGACATTGTCGGGGTAGGCCTCGTGCACGATGACCTCTGATCCGACGGCCTTCCGGAAATCGGCGACCGCGGGCAGCGGGGTGTAGTCGACGTCGACCAGGTCCACGGCATCCTCGGCAAGGCGCCGACTCTCGGCGACGACGATGGCGACCGGGTCGCCGACGAACTTCACCTCGCCTTCGGCCAGCGGCGGGCGGGGGGTGTCCGGGACGTCCCGGCCGGCCACCGCGTGCC is part of the Mycobacterium adipatum genome and harbors:
- a CDS encoding FAD binding domain-containing protein, producing the protein MKPAPFAYHRAESVKEAADVLAEFGDEAKVLAGGQSLIPLLAMRLTHFENLVDISRIPELQGIDLIDDQVVIGAGTAHALVGMDDEVADSVPLLSLATPHIGHFQIRNRGTLGGAIAHADPAAEFAAVALTLDATIDAASSRGDRQIAAADFFTGLWENSLAADELLRAVRFPVWSGRTGFAVHEFARRHGDFAIAGATVAVELDAENRVKRCAVGLLGLGSTPERGTPAERAITGRAVSDITAAEFGRLALSELEDIPADLQGSASYRTRVGAAMVARAWTDATTEALDA
- a CDS encoding SRPBCC family protein codes for the protein MELNNEFRVAVPAATVWDVFTDVERVAPCLPGATLLSVDGDDFTGAVKVKVGPITVSYKGVATYQEKDSAAQRIVLKAEGKETRGNGTAAATVTAQLKDEGDSTTVVICTDLAISGKAAQFGRGVLADVSGNLIAQFARSLEAELLGGAPASTVAPSTEAATAAAQPSDSVDLLKVVAVPVAKRYGPALAAAAAAGAIGFLVGRRKRTAAPTASAELQALLTRLLA
- a CDS encoding xanthine dehydrogenase family protein molybdopterin-binding subunit — protein: MTGTVAARYAGTRVPRVEDTRLLTGKGTFVDDVQRPGMLHACFVRSPFAHATINGIDSRAALALPGVHAVFTAAHINPGVHEAWHAVAGRDVPDTPRPPLAEGEVKFVGDPVAIVVAESRRLAEDAVDLVDVDYTPLPAVADFRKAVGSEVIVHEAYPDNVAGGMGGMPPDEELFASAAHVVQERIYQQMYVPVPMETRGIVVEWTAATSELTIWGSTQTPHELRAFAARLLGIPAQGVRVIVRDTGGGFGQKVVPMREDMSIMLAARQVSAPVKWIEDRRENLMSAGQSRHVDGTVRMAFDADGKILAADIDFVQDVGSYPTPYPVLTTAAIGMFFPGPYRVPKASFNYKTVFSNTPGLHAYRGPWQYETLTREMLLDIAARKIGMDPAELRRINILRGDEMPFFNPNGMPYDNCAPADTFEQAVKILDLEGFRKEQAEALAQGRYIGLGFSAYIEPTGAATGNLATEGATIRMESTGKINVYVNGGSSGNSIETTVVQLTADVLGANINDVATIQGDTAVTPYGAGTQGSRSAPMTAGAVNEAGTVLRGQIVAIAAQILGAEPDDIELADSRAVLIGDRDKSVSFADIAYRSYYDPAQLAGVSPTLEATARFNSQAMIHWANATHACTCEVDIVTGQVTLTRYIVSEDVGPMINPNVVEGQVAGGTVQGIGGALLEQLAYDDAGNPIASTFVDYLLPTATEVPAIEFGHIEIPGPGVGGYKGAGEGGAIGSPPAVINAINDALAPLGVTVTQMPATPAKIIELIEAHAEGTR